The following coding sequences lie in one Azospirillum humicireducens genomic window:
- a CDS encoding DUF983 domain-containing protein, translating to MTVGTEAAPSKFLASFRGLIGCCPNCGQGRLLRNFLKPVDRCAACGEAYGHLRADDAPPWMTILIVGHIVIPALLSVEQSYEPPTWVHLTVWPLLTLVLTLLLLPRCKGLVLGLLWSTGAPGSEQA from the coding sequence ATGACCGTTGGAACCGAAGCCGCCCCGTCGAAGTTTCTCGCGTCCTTCCGCGGCCTGATCGGATGCTGCCCCAACTGCGGGCAAGGCCGGCTGCTGCGGAACTTCCTGAAGCCGGTCGACCGCTGCGCCGCCTGCGGCGAGGCCTATGGGCATCTGCGCGCCGACGATGCGCCGCCCTGGATGACGATCCTCATCGTCGGGCATATCGTCATCCCGGCCCTGCTGTCGGTCGAACAGAGCTACGAACCGCCGACCTGGGTGCATCTGACCGTCTGGCCGCTGCTGACCCTGGTGCTGACGCTGCTTCTGCTGCCGCGCTGCAAGGGGCTGGTTCTGGGGCTGCTGTGGAGCACAGGCGCACCGGGATCGGAACAGGCCTGA
- a CDS encoding RSP_7527 family protein — protein MNTNFDEIRDSRSQAEIVLAARKMRAEYLRELFARLRATLSGDRAGHGPAALSPSAR, from the coding sequence ATGAACACTAATTTCGACGAAATTCGCGATTCCCGCAGTCAGGCAGAGATCGTGCTGGCCGCTCGCAAGATGCGCGCCGAGTACCTGCGCGAGCTGTTCGCCAGGCTGCGCGCCACCCTGTCCGGTGACCGTGCCGGCCATGGCCCGGCCGCGCTGAGCCCCAGCGCGCGCTGA